tatacatatatacatatatatatatatatttataatgttGCTACTATATAAAGAATCAAGAAAGTTGAAGTTGATGCCCGTGCACGCGGGCCCTCTCCATCTGTAATACATTTACACTCTAGTAGGCTCCTTCTgctacataaataaatgtaagccGTAAGTTATAAACagtatacataatatatacattatatatatatctaaaaacaaattatgtgtgtgtttaaagGCAAAAAACCAATTTAGTAGAGAACTTAACACTTTTTCAACActcgaaaacaacaaaatcttaGACTGCTTCGAAAACGTAAAcgtaaaaactaaaaaataaaaaaaaaaaaaaaaaacaactcttatgtgaaataaaaatgaatatgAGACTCTTTTAGGGAATTTTTCTAAACCGatttttccgtttccgcttttcCACACTGCACTTGTTTAAACTGAGGAACGAAAAACTCTGAAAAACTGATTTTACATATAAAACTGATCTTTCACTCTCAACTGAATAGAATCCCTAGACTTGAACTCTAAACGCGCAAGACATccacaaccacaaacaaaatataaatatatgaaatgtataaatattttcgctaATTTTTCTAGCtgcaaaatacaatatttatatacataatatatacataaatataaccGATAAATGTAGTGCGTATACACAAGGCATATTAACTGTTTGTTGTTAGCTGCTTATTCTTCCTATTGAAGactaaataccaaaaaaataccaaaataccaaaaaaaagaaaaactataaaaCAATTCATATCCCAagcatttttgtaatttttaaaagcaaagcaacgcatttcaaaaataatataaaaacaattgttAGGAATTTAAGGCAAGAGTTAATGAAACTATAAATGAGAACCAAATgggcaatggaaaatgcaataacTAAATAAGGGATTGCAAATGaaacaacatttattttttattttttacttattttttattgatttttaaggTGGAAAACACAGGAATCCCATAAGAGACTGTGCGTAGAATTGAATTTACACTTCCAATTCGTTGGtataattttcttttcgttgttagacattgattttaatttttgtaccccatttgtttttttgcagtgtTGCACAGCAAAAACCACGACATCATCAGCACCCAAAGCTTGGCAGACAGAATacagcatttcatttgaatagaGGAGAAATCTATCTAACTCTATGTATATTATTATAAAGCATTCCcccattttccttttgctatgttgaatttgttgtttgggAAAGGAGATCCGATCCACATATGCAATGAAGGAAAGGAATCACATTACACGCATTGGACACATTTCgttatgcaattaatttaaatcaatttcggGACTCAAAAAGTATTTCCAATTAGTGTAAATGAGTCTCTACGGTcgaaccgcacacacacacacacaaacactgaAGAGGAggataaaaaacacacataagaTGCATAAATGTTAGCTCATTTAATCATAGTCACACGCATACGCATTCGAGATAGATTTCTAGTGTTACAAATAGCTATCTATAAAGTGCAACTACGCCGATCAAGGAACCATCATCTAGTCATCATgcatacacatttacatacatacacacatgccatatatgtatatgtatttttataattattatattattaatattaatcaATAATAAGTgtgaacgaaaaaaaaactaaaccaaaaataagAAACGAGAATAGAGAACACCAATCTAATGTTAAATGTCGTTACAATTAAGTTTTCTTTATATacaagatacatatgtatatgtatatacatacatacctacatatgtgtgtgtgtaattatgTTTTAGCTAAcgtttatatattttttgactaagaattaatttttgatacgtacaatatatatgtattccCCCCTTAAAcgcaatttgaatttgaatttaaaagtCTCTGCTAAGCCAAGTTGAATTTGAAAGtggaactaaaatataaaacaaaaacaagagaatACAGGGTGTTGCTTAAATTCgcttttacatacatatataccataaacatagacatagacatgaacaaatattattaatggaaaaactttttatactctgaaatatgtaaacaaatatttgttttcccTGTGGTTAATTGTTTTCACAAATCGTTCAGTTGAAACTCTTAGATTTCGctcaaatttttgttttaaacttAAGAAAatacaagcaacaaaatataagaaacaaaaacatgttAAAGGAAAGGATAAGAATGTGGAAAATATGGACTGACATGCAAATAATGTATATCATTGAGGGTTGGCATTTTTAATCATATATgcataattatatatatattatataaaatagGGAGACTTTGTCAGGCGCCATTCTCAGCTGTTTCGAAAGAGGAAAttgttacatttttgtgttgaaagaaatgaaagaaaaatatgaaaaaaaagaaaagaaaaacgataTACACGCCCACCAAATGCATACTATATGCTATATACTGTTTCTAATATGCCTACAAAGATTTAACCTCGTACATACAGAATTATGTAGATGGTTCGCACTCAAACCTACTTACTGCCAGGATCAGCTCAGACCCTCCTCAAATcacccactcactcactcactcactcattgaatcattcagtcagtcagtcagtcagtcagtcaattcTGTACAGGAACCATCCTACCAACTCAAAACCAAGCACAGTTTAAAGAACTCTCTCGAGACGAAGCATTTAAATTGATCAACTCTATTTTTCGATAACCACaaagctgtttttttttgtaatccACTAGATTTGAATTCGAACtcgaaaagaacagaaaaaccaaagcaaagtgTATTGTAATCATTAATCGTAACTAAATCGAATACGATGTAATTGAATGTGAACGTTATAAACTCATtaactattattattactacGATTCCAACTGTATTGTATGCGCATTTgataaacaaaaggcaaaacaagtCAAACAAACGATTAAAACTCATTAATGTAATGTGTAAGTAAAGCAAAGAGCAACAAGTACTTGCagtaaattatatataaatatttttatacacatggaaaagtaaaaacaaaaacgaaataatCATTATATTAATATCTGAAATGCTGCAAACTTGCTAGAGCCAGTTCTGGAAGAGACACAACTCTATTCTAtgaattttatatatattatgaATACTGATTATGAATAGTAGGTACTCGAgaataccaacaacaacaacaacaacaacagcaaacagcatcGAAAAAAACTTGCATCTTAATACGAgtattcataaaataaaaaaaaataaaaaagagaacgATGAAAAAAGTCTTTTAATGCTTAGGGGCCACAATTTTCGaagtaattaaaaaacaaatgagaaaaccaaaaaaaaaaaaaaaacgaaacatgaaattattattatattaatgTACGgtattaattaacatttaaaaaatgttgtgTGTATCAGTAATAATAAaccaaacaagcaacaaaaacccaacaaccACAATTGTATTATTGTAAGAATTTATATTTCCATCAAAAcacaataaaattattttgtttttaaatacaatacaaatcgagtttacatttttcttggaAGTAGAAGGTTTCACAGGGTCTTCGGGGTCGATAAAGATATAAAAACTCAAAATCTGAAGcttcaattgaaaaataacATAAGTGAAATGGGAATGGTTTATTCTACGAATTGATCTCATCCTGATTTGCTGAAGTcctgaaattaaatacaatttaaattattcaaggGAAGATTGGGtaataatttcaatattttcagACGGTGAATAAATGGATTGTTATGCCTGTATTGGCATTTGGAGTCTACGAGAACCGAAAACAAGGCATCTAGTAATCCCAAAATCATCAATGTTTAGGCTGTCATTTGCTTTCGCTGAGCACTTTTCATTCGTAGTTCCAAATTCAACCTGCTAACATatagaaaaatattgaaaacaatttacattattattttgttagtTGTGTTCCGTGTTCACCGTTCTGTAATAAAGCTAGCCAGCTCCCAACTGTtgaaaataagcaaacaattcTCAGCTCTTTAGACGGTAATCCTCTAAGCATCCGTGAGTATAATCAGTGCAAAATTAAAGATTTGTTTTGCTAAACAATTATTTCTTTAGAACATGTGCTGTGGACCTGCTTCATGCTGCCCGAACTGTGGCCCACCTTGTGGCGGTCCCTACTCCACGCCATGTTGCGTGGAGCTCTGCTGTTCGCCCTGCACTCCAGCCTACTTGCAGTGCACCTTCTGTCCATGCCACCCACGCTGCTGCTAGCACAGAGGACGAACAGGATGAGGAGTTAATGGAGGAGATTGCTGATCACAATTAACAAAAAGAtaatgtaaaaacaaaaaaataaattaagtgtaACAGAAATGCGATAATGGGATGTACATTTGGAATTGCTTTTATTTCCATTGCGCTTCGAGCTATGATCGATCCATTATCCTTGATCAGATCAGACGCACAGAAGACATTTTTACCGACTCCATAAAGtattcttaatcagcatcaaaagccgagtctaTCTCACTTCTCCCTAGTCTTCTCCAACTTTAGAAGTTGCCACCGCCTTTAAAAAAAGTTTCAGCGCCTCCTGAAGAAAGTATTCTGAAGCTCCTGAACTCCGcaataataatagaaataaGCTGAGGCTCTATTAAATCTAGGTGCAGTCAACTTCTGATTggattatttttgttggtttttattcaCGGatgatttttaatatttttttttcctaaTTTCGTGCACATCTTGGAGCTCCGCTAGCAACAACCTCGTGGACCACCGCAGCAGCCGCGATAGAGCGGACAGCAGGGCGAGTAGCCAGTGCGACAGCTGGGAACGCTCGCCGTGCCGGTCCAGCAGTTGAAGCTGAAATTTGTGCACTGAATGCAGGCGGGCAggccgcagcagccaccggGATTGCAGCACATCTCGATGAACGATGAACCAAATTAGCTGCAGCAAAGAGCAGGAATCAGGAGTTGGA
The sequence above is a segment of the Drosophila subobscura isolate 14011-0131.10 chromosome U, UCBerk_Dsub_1.0, whole genome shotgun sequence genome. Coding sequences within it:
- the LOC117900881 gene encoding keratin-associated protein 9-1, whose amino-acid sequence is MCCGPASCCPNCGPPCGGPYSTPCCVELCCSPCTPAYLQCTFCPCHPRCC
- the LOC117901766 gene encoding small cysteine and glycine repeat-containing protein 1, whose translation is MCCNPGGCCGLPACIQCTNFSFNCWTGTASVPSCRTGYSPCCPLYRGCCGGPRGCC